From the genome of Bacteroidales bacterium:
TATCATCCCTAAAAGTTTAATCCCTCCCTTTGCAATGAGTTGGATGATTAAGGAACCTGTAGAACACACTTTTATTCACGAGTTATTTCACATTTATTCATCCAATCATATAGCTGAAAGAGAAAAATTATATACTCTTATAGGGTTTGAAAAAATAGGAAATCTTGAAATTCCAAACAATTTATTACAAAGAAAAATAATTAATCCGGATGACAACATTTCTGATTATTATAAGATTTCATTAATGGACTCCACCAATAATCAGCATCAAGATTACATAATGTTAATCCTTTCTAAATATCCAAAATATGAAGGACATAAAGGAATAATATCAAGATTAAGCATTATTATGGCTTATATGGAAATACGATTAGCAAAAATCACAAATAAGAATAATGGTTGGTCAGTAAATAAAAAAGACAATAAAGCAGAACTTTTTAACATAAGTGATTTTCCGGATTTTTATAAAAAAATTAAATTTGCTCATAATTATACATTAAGCCCTGAAGAGATTCTTGCAGAAGATTTTGCTTATTTAATATCAACTAAAATGAAAAAGAGTAAATTTGATAAGTTATCTGATATTGAAAAAGAATTTTTTAATAATTTTGAATTAGCCTTAAAATGATAACACACTGCAATAATGTACAACCAAAATAATATAACACAAACTGAAAATTATAAAAAAGAAAACATTTAGATTTAACAAAAACTAAAAATTCATTAAAATGAGAATACTAAAATTAAATTGCTTTGTGATAATTTTATCTGCTTTAAACTTATCGATAAGCTACGGACAGACTTATAACGAGATTGTTACACAGGCGTATTCGTGTGCGTATATTGAAAATGATTACAAAAAAGCTGCTGATCTTTTTGATAAAGCATTCGAAATAAAAAATGCAAAAAGTACAGAATTGTATTATGCTGCTGAAATTAATTTGAAAATTGACAGTATTAAGAAATTTACACAATATTTATCTCAAGCTGTCAAGAACGGATATGCAAATTATGATTTCTTGGTTAAACAACAAAAATTTAAAACTCATTTCAAGAATGCCGATTGGGAGTCTTTATTATTAAAAACGAAAAAGAATTTCTTAATTTTTGAAAATGAGTATAAGAAACTAAAAGGCTCTTTGTCAGGACATTATCAAACATCAAAAAAACACGACGGGAATATCGATTTAAGAATTGATTCTCTGAAGGTAAAACATCAAGGCAGAAGAAATACATGCAGTGTATTTGCGGCAACTGCATTGATTGAATATATTATTTGGGATAAACATGAGAAAATTATAGACTTATCAGAATCGTATAATTACTGGGCAGCAAAAACTTATGCTTTAACTAATGATTTTTTGAGAGAATCATACACTTCTGTTGACGGTTTGGCAGGTTATCTTGCTGTTGAAGCATACAAATACGGCTCTATGGACGAAAATAATTGGAAATATGAAAACACGAATTGGCTGACAGACAAAAATGAACGTTGTAAAACAGTTAACGGAAATTTCATAATGGAATGTTTTACCGGTGTACCTCCGAAAAACAGTAAAAAATCAGAATTCACGGCACAACCTGTATATATTGACAGAGAAGATATTGGTCAATATATCCTGCAAGAGAAAAAACCTGTAGCAATGAATATTTTTTGGTATTTTAATGCTGTTGATGATAAAGGAAATTTTCGCCTTCCGACTGAAAAAGACATTGATAAAGGCGGTCATGTAATTTTATTGGTGGGATACAATTCGGAAAACAAAACCTTTATTTTCCAAAACAGTTGGGGAACGAAATGGGGACAAGACGGATACGGTACTATTCCTGAAGAATACATAATTAATTACTATGAATTGGCAGAAACATTTCCGTATGGTATTGATGTTTCAAGCGATGAAAAAAATGAAGCAATTAAAGGCAGTATGGGAGTTTCTGCATCACTTGAAAATTGATTTTTAAAGGCACAATATTATTGTTTTAGATGAAAATATAAATCATGAGAAATCTAATAATATTGTTTTTTGTGTTTTGGAAGAAACCAAACGAAAAAATTAACAGCCTGAACAATAATGATTTAATCAAATTGTTTATATGGGTATTTCCCTTATCCGTGATATTGAATTTTATTCAGATATATTTTCAGGTTACAATAGTTATTCTTGAAGATTTTGAATTTACAAAACATGTTATGCTTCCGACAGGCATTAGTTGGGCAAGTTTAATGCTTGTTGGTGCTTATTTAGGTTTAAGTATTTTGGAAGAATTCGTTTTACCTATTTAAACACCTTTTCAATATCATCAATTTTTATAATCTCAATTATCTTTCTGCCGTTTTGGGTGAAATTGGGCATTTGGCATGAAAATAATTGATTGATAACATATTGCATCTCTTCAATCGCCAGAGGTTTTGCATAATTTAGAGAGGCTTTTCTTGCAATAATTTCTGCAATATTGTCAAGCACATTATCTTTTAATACACCATCATCATCTTTTATTTGAACCAATACAGCTTCTATTAAGGTTTTTGGTTGTGAATCGCTTAAATAGGAAGGAATTCCGCTGATCTTAATTATATCGTTTTTTTCAGCCGAAATATCAAAACCTAAATCATTGATTGAACTTAATGCTGATTTTATATAAGCAAAATCTTCCGAGCTTAATTGAATTTCAGTAGGATATAATGTTTTTTGAGTATAAATATCGCTTGTTTTTATAGATTTTGTTAATGCTTCAAAAATAATTCTTTCATGCGCTCGGCAAATATGGATAAACATTAATCCCGATTTTACGGGAGTTGCAATATATTTGTTTTTTAATTGGAATAATTTTGAAAAGCTGTTGTTTTCTGTATTAAAACTTTTTTGTTCTGCATCTTTAGAATTGTTTTTTTCTGCAGATTCAAATCCTGTATATAAGACATCCCAATTGTCCGGAACAACTTCTTTTTTACTTGAAAATTTTGAGAACAACTTTTTTGAATCAACAGTTTCTTCTTCAAAAGGATTATAGTTTTTTTTATTACTGATATCAGGTTCCGCAAAGGCGAAGTTTTTATTTCCGGAATAAGGCATATCAATAAAACCCTCTCGATCAAAATCTATTGACGGAACAATATTGAATTTGCCGAGAGCTTGTTTAACTGACGCCCTCAGCAGTTGATAAATACCTTGCGAATCATCGAAGTTGATTTGTATTTTTGCCGGATGTATGTTAATATCAATTCTTTCAGGAGCGATATTAAAATACAGGAAAAAAGTCGGATGCATATCCGGTTTTATTATCTGTTCATAAGCATTCAGAATAGCTTTGTAAAAATAAGGGTGTTTCATAAATCGCCCGTTTACAAAGAAAAATTGCTCACTGTTACGTTTTTTTGCACTTTCGGGTTTACCTGTAAAACCTGATATTTTCAGTATGCTTGTATTGCTTTCAACAGGAATAATGTGTTTATTGATATTTTTTCCGAAGATACCGGATATTCTTTCTCGTAAACTCCCGGCTTGTAACTTGTATATTTCGTGATTGTTATGTATTAATGTTAAATTAATTTCGGGATGAGATAATGCTGTTTTTTTAAATTCATAAATAATATGGCCGAATTCTGTAGCATCTTTTTTTAAAAATTTTCGCCTTGCCGGAATATTAAAAAACAAATTTTTTACAGAAAAATTACTGCCGGCAGGTGTAGAAACAGTTTCTTGTTTAATAACTTCAGAACCTTTAATATGAATATGTGTTCCGAGGTCGAATTCAATTTGTCGGCTTTTTAATTCTACATCAGCCACAGCAGCTATCGAAGCCAATGCTTCGCCTCTGAAACCCAGACTGTTGATTGCAAACAGGTCTTCTGCAGTTTTTATCTTGGAAGTTGCATGTCTTTCAAAAGCCATTCTGGCATCTGTTTCTGACATTCCTTTTCCGTTGTCGATTACTTGCACCAAAGTTCTGCCGGCATCTTTTATATTTACCGTTATAGTATCAGCTTCTGCATCTGTTGCGTTTTCTATAAGCTCCTTAACAACAGATGCCGGTCGTTGAATCACTTCTCCCGCAGCTATCTGATTAGCAACCGAATCGGGTAATAACTGAATAATATCGCTCATTTTAAATATCTAATCTGATAATAACTATTCACAAACATTCCCAACCAACCACTTAGTTTCTCCGGTGCCGGGGTCAAAAGCATGATAGCTGCCGTTGATATTTGCAATCACATATCTGCCGTTATAATAGAAATCATAAAGTTTGCAACTTTTTCCGCTTTTTTGAACTTCATATTTTATTCTTCCTTCCGTTTTGTCAATTCCGATTAAATAGCCCAAATTATCAGAAGTAAACTTCTTTCCGAAAGTGATAATATTTTGATCGGCCAAAACGATAACAGGACCGTCCCACCAAGTTACATCTTCAAATCCGAGAGGAAGATTCCATAATGTCTCATTTTCATTTTCAGCAATTACCGAGAAGACATCTTTACTGCTTTTTTCTTTCTTTTTTGCAGTGAATGTATTATTACCGTCATCAACTGTATTCACATGAATATATCTGCTTGGCCTGTTTTCTAATTTAACATCAAAACTTTCTTTTTTCAATTCAAATGTATTAAAATCAATTGTCCATAAATTATCATCGTGGGTTTCGAAAAAAAGTTTATTGTCTGAAAAAGTATACCTGTCTACCTTATCACTTAATGAAAAGCTTTTTATTTCAGAAAGTTCCGTTTTATCATAAATACTTATCGTGAAATCTTCTTTCGGAACACATATGTATGTTTCATTTACAACAAATAGTTTCGGCTCTTTTTCCTTATCAATTTGAACCGATTTTATTTTTTCTCCGGTCTTCCCGTCAAGGATTTGCAGATAACTTTGACTGTTTTCAATGTTTAACCCTATTGTAACAATATCAAGAAAATCATCATTATTATTATCAATAAGATAACCTCCGTCCCGGTGATAGTTATATTTATGAATACCGTAATAGGAATCACCGTCGGTATAATCGCTTATTCCTTTACCCGTGAATAACAATGAGGAGATAAATCCGAATGCAATCATCCCGATTACGAAAAACACAGAAAATTTAGTATATTTTTTTGACTTTTCTGACATGTTTCGGTAAAAATCAAATTGAGTAAATTCAATTTTATTAACAGAACCACAATATTCGCATGTTACAGTTTCTGCATTTTTTTCAACTTGAAGTTTTGCTCCGCAATTTTTACATTTATAGACCATAGTTTTTGTTTTAATTATTTATGTATCAAAGTTCCAATTTCATTACCTTCAATTACTTTCCTCAAATTTCCCGGAGTATCCATATCAAAAACATAAATCGGCATATTGTTTTGCCGGCACATTGTAAATGCGGTGAAATCCATTACTTTCAATTCTTTATCTATTACTTCATCAAAAGTAATATTTATGAATTTTGTTGCATTCGGGTCTTTTTCCGGGTCTGCTGTGTAAACTCCGTCAACTCTTGTTCCTTTCAGTATTGCATCTGCTTCAATTTCTAATGCTCTTAATGATGCTCCGGAATCTGTTGAAAAATACGGGTTTCCTGTTCCTCCTGTCAATATTGCAATTTGCTTGTTTTTGAAAGCATCAAACACTTTTTGTTTAGAATAGCGTTCACCTGCCGGTTCTGTACTGAATGCCGTAAATAATCGAGCATCTTGCCCAATTGATTCAAAGGCAGATTCCAAAGCTAAACCGTTAATAATCGTTGCCAGCATACCCATATAATCACCTTTTACACGGTCAAAACCAAGTTCCACACCGCCCAAACCTCGGAAAATATTTCCGCCTCCGATAACAATTGCAACTTCAACGCCTTGTTCTGCAATATCTTTAATTTGGCTGACATATTCATTTAAAATTTTTGTGTCAATACCGGTTCCTTTTTCTCCGGCAAGTGATTGCCCGCTTAATTTTAATAATATTCTTTTGTATTTCATCTTACATTTTTTAATTCAACAAATTTACTGAATTTACTTGAATTCTCACAAAGGAAAAACATTCAATTTATTTTATTACTTTTGCAAACTTGAATTTGGACTTTTTTTTAAGAAAACAGATTTTTATTCCGATAAATTTTTTTCTGATAAATAGAAATTAGAATGATTGAATGCACAAATGACTAAATGTGAAAATGCAAATTAAATTTTTATTCAAGCATTTTATCATTCTGTCATTTCACCATTAATTCACAACTCATCAAATTAGCAGCAAGAAACAAAATAACAAAGTAAAATATAAAGACAAGAGATCAATGGAAACAGTATTAAGCGGAATTCGACCGACAGGGAACCTTCACTTGGGAAATTATTTTGGTGCAATAAAGAATTTTATTAAAATGCAAGAAGAAAATAAGTGTTATTTTTTCATTGCAGATTATCATTCTTTAACCACTTATCCTACACCTGAAAATTTACATAACAGTGTAAAATCGGTATTAGCAGAATATCTTGCAACAGGTCTTGATCCTGATAAATCAGCGATTTATGTACAAAGTGATGTACGCGAAATTCCCGAACTTTATTTGTTATTAAATATGAATGCCTATGTCGGAGAATTGGAAAGGACAACTTCTTTTAAAGATAAAGTAAGAACCCAACCCAATAATGTTAATGCCGGTTTACTAACTTACCCGGTTATGATGGCAGCTGATATTTTAATACATCGCTCTCATAAAGTTCCCGTAGGTAAAGATCAAGAACAAAACTTGGAAATGGCAAGGAAATTTGCCAAACGCTTTAACCACATGTATAAAGTTGATTATTTTCCGGAGCCTCAACCTTACAATTTCGGAGAAGAATTGGTAAAAGTTCCCGGTTTGGACGGCAGCGGTAAAATGGGAAAAACTGCCGGTAACGGTATTTACTTGATTGACGAAGATAAAGTGATTCAAAAGAAAGTAATGCGAGCAGTAACCGACAGCGGACCCACAGAAATGAATTCTCCTGTTTCTGAACCTGTTCAAAATTTGTTTACATTAATGAACCTTGTATCAACTCCTGACACATTAGAATTCTTCAAAAAAAAATACAGCACTTGTGAAATCCGTTACGGTGATTTGAAAAAACAACTCGCAGAAGATATCATCAAGTTTGTAACACCAATACGAAAAAACATCCTTGAAATTTTTGAAGACACTGAATATTTAAGAAAAGTTGCCAAGCAAGGAGCTGAAAAAGCAATTGAAAGTGCTTCAAAAACTATTAAAGAAGTTCGGAAGATTATTGGGTTTAGGAAGTTTTAGTAAAATACTAAATAATGACATCAATTTATAAAATACCGGAAGAACCCGATACTTCACAAATAGAAAGTCAAATAAGATTTTATACTCGTTTTGCATGGGGAATTGTCTTTTTGGGTTTAATTATTGGTATCTTATTTTTTATTATTCCTAACAATTCGTGTTTTAAAGATTTTGGGGATTATACCGGTGGAGTTGTTGCCTCTTTATGGTCTCTTGCCGGATTGTTTATTATTTATGTTGCCTTTTTAGGGCAAAAGAAAGAAATCAAACTTCAACAATATGAAATAAAATTAAACAGAGCTGAAATAAAATTGTCAACTCAAGAACTCAAAGGACAAAAACAACAAATGGTTCAACAAAATGAAACAATAAAAAAACAACAGTTTGAACATGGTTTTTTTAGTCTTTTAAATATGCTTTCTGAAATTGGCAAAATAAATAATAGAGAAAAATACCCCGCGATTGCCAGAAAATTATTTGATGATATAAAGCATAGAAGAGCATACACGCGAGAAAGTATAACGAGCTTAGAAATATATCATTCATATGAGGATAATTTTTTTAATTCCATGAATCATTTTTTTTCAAATTTCATCTTAATTATTCGATTTGTATCAGAAAAAAAAATTGACCTAAAACAAAAAGAATACTACATAAACATTGCTATTACGCATTTATCAGAAGAAGAGTTTTTCGTTTTAGCTATTTACAACTTTTCTAATTATAACCCAAAGATTATTGAAAATGATAATAAAGAACTGCAAATAAAAAAGCTAATAGAAAATCACTACTTATTTAGACAGCTTATTGGAACGAAATATTTCAAATTATTAAACAATATAAATTTCTACGAAAGAACGGCATATAGTAAAGAACCACAATTCAAATAATTGAAATTATCGTTTAATGATTAAGAAAATTCTAAAATATTCAACAATATTAATTTTAATCTTCTTTATTGCCTGGTATTTC
Proteins encoded in this window:
- a CDS encoding C1 family peptidase; the protein is MRILKLNCFVIILSALNLSISYGQTYNEIVTQAYSCAYIENDYKKAADLFDKAFEIKNAKSTELYYAAEINLKIDSIKKFTQYLSQAVKNGYANYDFLVKQQKFKTHFKNADWESLLLKTKKNFLIFENEYKKLKGSLSGHYQTSKKHDGNIDLRIDSLKVKHQGRRNTCSVFAATALIEYIIWDKHEKIIDLSESYNYWAAKTYALTNDFLRESYTSVDGLAGYLAVEAYKYGSMDENNWKYENTNWLTDKNERCKTVNGNFIMECFTGVPPKNSKKSEFTAQPVYIDREDIGQYILQEKKPVAMNIFWYFNAVDDKGNFRLPTEKDIDKGGHVILLVGYNSENKTFIFQNSWGTKWGQDGYGTIPEEYIINYYELAETFPYGIDVSSDEKNEAIKGSMGVSASLEN
- the pyrH gene encoding UMP kinase, with protein sequence MKYKRILLKLSGQSLAGEKGTGIDTKILNEYVSQIKDIAEQGVEVAIVIGGGNIFRGLGGVELGFDRVKGDYMGMLATIINGLALESAFESIGQDARLFTAFSTEPAGERYSKQKVFDAFKNKQIAILTGGTGNPYFSTDSGASLRALEIEADAILKGTRVDGVYTADPEKDPNATKFINITFDEVIDKELKVMDFTAFTMCRQNNMPIYVFDMDTPGNLRKVIEGNEIGTLIHK
- the trpS gene encoding tryptophan--tRNA ligase encodes the protein METVLSGIRPTGNLHLGNYFGAIKNFIKMQEENKCYFFIADYHSLTTYPTPENLHNSVKSVLAEYLATGLDPDKSAIYVQSDVREIPELYLLLNMNAYVGELERTTSFKDKVRTQPNNVNAGLLTYPVMMAADILIHRSHKVPVGKDQEQNLEMARKFAKRFNHMYKVDYFPEPQPYNFGEELVKVPGLDGSGKMGKTAGNGIYLIDEDKVIQKKVMRAVTDSGPTEMNSPVSEPVQNLFTLMNLVSTPDTLEFFKKKYSTCEIRYGDLKKQLAEDIIKFVTPIRKNILEIFEDTEYLRKVAKQGAEKAIESASKTIKEVRKIIGFRKF
- the mutL gene encoding DNA mismatch repair endonuclease MutL; translated protein: MSDIIQLLPDSVANQIAAGEVIQRPASVVKELIENATDAEADTITVNIKDAGRTLVQVIDNGKGMSETDARMAFERHATSKIKTAEDLFAINSLGFRGEALASIAAVADVELKSRQIEFDLGTHIHIKGSEVIKQETVSTPAGSNFSVKNLFFNIPARRKFLKKDATEFGHIIYEFKKTALSHPEINLTLIHNNHEIYKLQAGSLRERISGIFGKNINKHIIPVESNTSILKISGFTGKPESAKKRNSEQFFFVNGRFMKHPYFYKAILNAYEQIIKPDMHPTFFLYFNIAPERIDINIHPAKIQINFDDSQGIYQLLRASVKQALGKFNIVPSIDFDREGFIDMPYSGNKNFAFAEPDISNKKNYNPFEEETVDSKKLFSKFSSKKEVVPDNWDVLYTGFESAEKNNSKDAEQKSFNTENNSFSKLFQLKNKYIATPVKSGLMFIHICRAHERIIFEALTKSIKTSDIYTQKTLYPTEIQLSSEDFAYIKSALSSINDLGFDISAEKNDIIKISGIPSYLSDSQPKTLIEAVLVQIKDDDGVLKDNVLDNIAEIIARKASLNYAKPLAIEEMQYVINQLFSCQMPNFTQNGRKIIEIIKIDDIEKVFK